One region of Vibrio marisflavi CECT 7928 genomic DNA includes:
- the hflX gene encoding ribosome rescue GTPase HflX, with protein MFDRYESGERAVLVHINFTQTGEWEDLKEFEMLASSSGVSTLQVVTGSRQSPHPKYYVGEGKAEEIAQVVQLVGADIVIFNHALSPAQERNLETLCKCRVLDRTGLILDIFAQRARTHEGKLQVELAQLRHISTRLIRGWTHLERQKGGIGLRGPGETQLETDRRLLRDRIKAILRRLDKVAKQREQGRRARNRAEIPTVSLVGYTNAGKSTLFNRITAAGVYAADQLFATLDPTLRKIELSDIGPAILADTVGFIRHLPHDLVAAFKATLQETQEADILLHVVDASDERFRENIKAVHDVLEEIDADEVPALVVMNKIDNLPEQKPRIERDDEGVPRTVWVSAMDGLGIELLFEALSERLATQLVQYQLRIPPQYQGRIRSTFFQLKCIQREEYDQDGNLLIDVRMQQVDWSRLEKREEAVLRDFIVT; from the coding sequence GGGAAGATTTAAAAGAGTTTGAAATGCTCGCATCTTCTTCAGGAGTGTCGACACTACAGGTAGTTACCGGTAGTCGGCAATCTCCTCACCCTAAATACTATGTTGGAGAAGGAAAAGCCGAAGAGATTGCCCAAGTGGTGCAACTTGTTGGTGCCGACATAGTTATATTCAATCACGCTTTGTCTCCTGCTCAGGAGCGCAACCTCGAGACATTATGCAAGTGTCGAGTTCTAGACAGAACTGGACTGATTCTCGATATCTTTGCTCAAAGAGCCCGCACTCACGAAGGTAAGCTGCAAGTTGAGCTTGCTCAGCTACGCCATATTTCCACTCGCCTAATTCGAGGTTGGACACACTTAGAAAGGCAAAAAGGTGGTATTGGTTTACGCGGTCCTGGTGAAACCCAGCTAGAGACCGATAGACGTTTACTACGTGACCGAATTAAGGCTATTTTGCGTCGGCTAGATAAAGTCGCTAAACAACGAGAGCAAGGCCGAAGAGCTCGAAATAGAGCTGAGATACCAACGGTATCGCTTGTTGGTTATACCAATGCTGGTAAATCAACGTTGTTCAACCGAATAACTGCAGCGGGTGTATATGCTGCGGATCAGTTGTTTGCAACGTTAGATCCGACGCTTCGTAAAATTGAGTTGTCTGACATAGGACCTGCGATTTTAGCCGATACGGTTGGATTTATCAGGCACTTGCCACATGACTTAGTTGCAGCATTTAAGGCAACGCTTCAAGAAACACAAGAAGCTGACATTTTGTTACATGTTGTAGATGCAAGCGATGAGCGTTTTAGAGAGAATATTAAAGCAGTTCATGACGTGCTAGAAGAGATTGATGCGGATGAAGTTCCTGCTTTAGTCGTGATGAACAAGATTGATAACTTACCAGAGCAGAAGCCAAGAATTGAGCGAGATGACGAAGGTGTCCCTCGAACTGTTTGGGTCTCTGCGATGGATGGTTTAGGTATTGAGCTCTTATTTGAAGCGCTTTCTGAACGGTTGGCCACCCAATTAGTTCAATACCAACTGCGAATTCCACCACAGTATCAAGGACGAATTCGTAGTACATTTTTCCAACTGAAGTGTATTCAACGAGAAGAGTATGACCAGGACGGTAATTTGCTGATCGATGTTCGAATGCAACAAGTCGACTGGTCGAGACTCGAAAAAAGAGAAGAGGCAGTTTTACGTGACTTTATAGTTACTTAA
- the hflK gene encoding FtsH protease activity modulator HflK produces the protein MAWNEPGNNNDNNGRDKDPWGNNNNRGGRDQGPPDLDEVFNKLSQKLGGKFGGKNGKGSPIGSGGKVGVGLILLAAVVVWAFFGIYTVGEAQRAVVLQLGKFDKIEGPGLNWRPPFIDTYTLVNVQAIRSLRTSGTMLTKDENVVTVSMDVQYRISDPVKYLYSVVNPDDSLRQATESALRAVIGDSLMDSILTDGRQQIRQSTQETLEHIIDRYDMGIQIVAVNFEDARPPEQVKDAFDDATASREDEQRYVREAEAYSNDILPKATGRAERIKKEAQGYAERVVNQAYGQVAQFDQLLPEYKAAPKVTRERLYLDTMEKVYSDTSKVLVDSNSSGNLLYLPIDKLKGESEKSQSSKSSSSSTYAPIQVESKTSDKTTTSSSTRTTDSRQGRYQ, from the coding sequence ATGGCGTGGAATGAGCCTGGCAATAATAACGACAATAATGGCCGCGATAAGGACCCTTGGGGGAACAATAATAATCGCGGTGGTCGTGATCAAGGACCGCCAGATTTAGACGAAGTATTTAATAAGCTGAGTCAAAAATTGGGTGGAAAGTTTGGTGGAAAAAATGGAAAAGGTTCGCCTATCGGATCTGGCGGCAAAGTAGGTGTAGGATTAATTCTTCTCGCTGCAGTTGTCGTTTGGGCCTTTTTCGGTATCTACACCGTGGGTGAAGCTCAGAGAGCTGTTGTCCTTCAACTAGGTAAGTTCGATAAAATCGAAGGCCCTGGTTTGAACTGGCGTCCACCGTTTATCGATACCTACACTCTAGTAAACGTTCAAGCAATTCGTTCACTAAGAACCTCTGGAACCATGTTAACCAAAGATGAAAACGTGGTAACAGTATCGATGGACGTGCAGTATCGCATCTCCGACCCAGTAAAATACCTCTACAGTGTTGTAAACCCAGATGATAGCTTGCGCCAAGCGACTGAATCTGCACTTCGTGCAGTGATCGGTGACTCGCTAATGGACAGCATTCTAACTGATGGCCGTCAACAAATCCGTCAAAGCACTCAAGAAACGCTTGAGCACATCATTGACAGATATGATATGGGTATTCAGATTGTCGCGGTTAACTTCGAAGATGCTCGTCCACCAGAGCAAGTAAAAGATGCCTTTGATGATGCGACAGCGTCTCGAGAAGATGAACAGCGTTATGTTCGTGAAGCAGAAGCATACAGCAACGATATCTTGCCGAAAGCAACGGGTCGTGCAGAGCGTATTAAAAAAGAAGCTCAAGGTTATGCAGAACGCGTAGTGAACCAGGCTTATGGTCAAGTTGCTCAGTTCGACCAGTTGTTACCAGAATACAAGGCTGCACCGAAGGTTACTCGTGAGCGTCTATATCTGGATACAATGGAGAAAGTCTATTCTGATACCTCGAAAGTACTTGTAGACTCAAACTCAAGTGGCAACCTACTTTATCTACCGATTGATAAGCTGAAGGGTGAAAGCGAAAAGTCCCAGAGCAGCAAGTCAAGTTCTTCATCGACTTACGCACCGATCCAAGTGGAGTCAAAAACGAGTGATAAAACCACGACGAGTTCTTCAACTAGAACAACGGATTCACGTCAAGGGAGATACCAATAA
- the hflC gene encoding protease modulator HflC, with the protein MRKLVIPLLVVIIVLFLMSVFVIPEGDRGIVVRFGRILKDNNDIAKIYQPGLHFKLPLFDRVKTLDAKIQTMDGRSDRFVTAEKKDIIIDSYMKWRIKDFGQFYLATGGGNVMTAEALLSRKVTDMLRSEIGSREIKQIVSGPRNDNVLPSINSDAVATEAAKQALEVEGQRDKIMQNVLEGTRQNALKDLGIQVVDFRIKKINLPDSISKSIYDRMRAERETVARKHRSQGREKAEVIRAQAELEVATILAEADRDARTIRGKADGEAAEIYAKAYKQDPKFYSFWRSLKAYEQSFNNKSDILVLDPKSEFFQYMNNPNGDSGKSSSK; encoded by the coding sequence ATGCGTAAACTAGTTATACCTCTATTGGTTGTCATCATCGTACTGTTTTTGATGTCAGTGTTTGTTATTCCTGAAGGCGACCGAGGCATTGTGGTTCGATTTGGTCGAATTCTGAAAGATAACAACGATATCGCGAAAATCTATCAACCGGGTTTGCACTTTAAGCTACCATTGTTTGACCGAGTAAAAACTTTGGATGCGAAAATTCAAACAATGGATGGCCGCTCTGACCGATTCGTTACTGCTGAGAAGAAAGACATCATCATTGATTCGTACATGAAATGGCGTATCAAAGATTTTGGTCAGTTCTACCTAGCAACGGGCGGTGGCAACGTGATGACGGCTGAAGCGTTATTGAGTCGTAAAGTGACTGATATGCTTCGTTCGGAAATAGGTTCTCGTGAAATCAAGCAAATTGTTTCTGGTCCTCGTAATGATAATGTCCTACCTAGTATCAATAGTGATGCAGTCGCGACTGAAGCTGCTAAGCAAGCACTAGAAGTGGAAGGTCAACGTGACAAGATCATGCAAAATGTACTAGAAGGTACTCGTCAAAATGCACTTAAGGACTTGGGTATTCAAGTTGTTGATTTCCGAATCAAGAAAATCAACCTTCCAGATAGTATCAGTAAGTCTATTTACGATCGTATGAGAGCAGAGCGTGAGACAGTAGCTCGTAAGCACCGCTCACAAGGTCGTGAAAAAGCAGAAGTAATCCGCGCTCAAGCAGAGTTAGAGGTTGCAACAATTCTTGCTGAGGCAGATAGAGACGCACGTACAATCCGTGGTAAAGCGGATGGTGAAGCTGCAGAAATTTATGCGAAGGCTTATAAGCAAGATCCTAAATTTTACAGTTTCTGGCGTTCTTTGAAGGCTTATGAACAGTCGTTCAACAATAAGAGTGACATTTTAGTTCTTGATCCGAAGAGTGAGTTCTTCCAGTACATGAATAACCCTAATGGGGATAGTGGAAAGAGTAGCTCTAAGTAA
- a CDS encoding DUF2065 domain-containing protein, whose product MSNSVWLAIGLVLIVEGVGPLIAPNGWRNLVAQLSQQPDHQLRRIGGCLVVAGVVIAYVFS is encoded by the coding sequence ATGTCTAACTCTGTATGGCTAGCTATTGGCTTAGTCCTGATTGTTGAAGGGGTAGGACCGCTCATTGCTCCTAATGGTTGGAGAAACTTAGTTGCTCAGCTCAGTCAGCAACCTGATCATCAACTAAGGCGTATAGGCGGGTGTCTTGTTGTTGCAGGGGTAGTGATCGCTTACGTCTTTTCCTAA
- a CDS encoding SlyX family protein, which yields MTDKYVEQLEQRVSNLECQLAFQEQTIEELNDALSQQQLLISKMQSQMKYLVGKMKTMDTSQLADQTEETPPPHY from the coding sequence ATGACTGATAAGTACGTAGAACAGCTTGAGCAACGTGTAAGCAACCTAGAGTGCCAATTAGCATTTCAAGAGCAAACTATCGAAGAGCTCAATGATGCATTAAGCCAACAACAATTGCTGATATCTAAAATGCAATCGCAAATGAAGTATTTGGTTGGCAAAATGAAAACGATGGATACATCACAACTTGCTGATCAAACAGAAGAAACACCACCGCCTCACTACTAA
- a CDS encoding WD40 repeat domain-containing protein, translating into MRNIFHAISAIIVIVLLNGCFFSSDDAQKWVLEPDGSTAFGLSRDGRFALVYSLEHHLVLWDLYQNKKLANLGEQDPEAHTVSTIRISDNGRYAVTATQTNFAVWDLAWTQAKGLWSIDDALIVDADVSSNGEQVLLALTNGKAIYVNLATGRRMEFLAHNDKVNTVALSPNGLYALSGGNDHWAYLWDTKTGHVIRDYEHKQRVNRVALQRDGKYALTSDVGNDAYIWDLKTGKKISHLHSFSRQLIFSAARFSDDGSKLVTGTPSSRLMVWNTKTGERLDGFEAMPKKDTRPPRAVVYDAAFDNKDRVISGTSAGIAQAWKLDD; encoded by the coding sequence ATGCGAAACATTTTTCATGCTATTTCAGCGATAATTGTCATCGTACTGTTAAATGGATGCTTTTTCTCCAGCGACGATGCTCAGAAGTGGGTATTAGAGCCTGATGGCTCGACAGCTTTTGGCCTGAGCCGAGATGGCCGCTTTGCACTTGTGTATTCGCTTGAACACCATTTAGTACTCTGGGATCTCTACCAAAATAAGAAGCTTGCTAACTTGGGTGAACAAGATCCTGAAGCACATACTGTCTCTACGATTCGCATCTCTGACAACGGCCGCTACGCAGTTACCGCGACTCAAACCAACTTCGCCGTTTGGGATTTAGCTTGGACTCAAGCTAAAGGGCTTTGGTCTATCGATGATGCCCTAATTGTTGATGCTGATGTATCAAGCAATGGAGAACAAGTATTACTAGCACTCACCAATGGAAAAGCCATTTATGTCAACCTTGCAACAGGTCGACGTATGGAGTTTCTGGCTCACAATGACAAAGTTAATACGGTTGCTCTCTCACCGAATGGTTTATACGCCCTTTCGGGGGGCAATGACCATTGGGCATACTTGTGGGATACCAAGACTGGGCATGTCATTCGCGATTATGAACACAAGCAAAGAGTCAACCGTGTAGCGCTTCAGCGTGATGGTAAGTATGCACTTACTTCTGACGTTGGCAACGATGCTTATATTTGGGATCTAAAAACGGGTAAGAAAATATCTCATTTACATAGCTTTTCAAGGCAATTGATTTTCTCTGCTGCTCGCTTTTCAGATGACGGCTCTAAGCTCGTTACTGGTACCCCGTCAAGCCGCCTTATGGTATGGAATACAAAAACAGGCGAACGCCTTGATGGCTTCGAAGCAATGCCGAAAAAAGATACTCGCCCTCCACGAGCAGTAGTGTATGATGCAGCCTTTGATAACAAAGATCGGGTGATATCTGGCACATCAGCAGGCATTGCCCAAGCGTGGAAATTAGATGACTGA
- the fkpA gene encoding FKBP-type peptidyl-prolyl cis-trans isomerase: protein MKSIFKVSLLAATVVLAVGCQKEESSKAAPATQAPAATEQAKVHFKSDDDKAAYAIGVSFANYLSESIEKPNELGIKLSKDEVLKGIEDTFAGKAGLNQDETRQALESLDQRVATKMKAKEAEQAAAAQKAGEEFRAKFAKEDGVKETKSGLLYKVITPGKGEKPSATDVVEVNYTGKLIDGTKFDSSYDRGKPATFPLDRVIPGWTEGLQLMPVGSKFEFVIPPKLAYGDHATPTIPANSTLVFDVELIKVEHAKKAEAPHAHAKPAPKTK, encoded by the coding sequence ATGAAATCTATATTTAAAGTGTCACTGCTTGCGGCAACCGTAGTGCTAGCAGTTGGCTGTCAAAAGGAAGAGTCATCAAAGGCCGCGCCAGCAACTCAAGCTCCAGCAGCAACAGAGCAGGCAAAAGTTCACTTTAAATCTGACGATGATAAAGCGGCATATGCAATCGGTGTTTCTTTTGCAAACTACCTAAGTGAAAGCATTGAGAAGCCAAACGAACTAGGCATCAAGCTAAGCAAAGATGAAGTACTAAAAGGTATTGAAGATACATTTGCTGGCAAAGCTGGACTGAACCAAGACGAAACACGTCAGGCGCTAGAATCTTTGGATCAACGTGTTGCGACAAAAATGAAAGCAAAAGAAGCTGAGCAAGCTGCTGCTGCTCAAAAAGCAGGTGAAGAGTTCCGTGCCAAATTTGCTAAAGAAGATGGCGTAAAAGAGACTAAGTCTGGTCTGCTTTATAAAGTCATTACTCCAGGAAAAGGCGAGAAGCCTTCAGCGACTGACGTAGTTGAAGTGAACTACACTGGTAAGCTAATTGATGGTACTAAGTTTGACAGTTCTTACGATCGTGGCAAGCCAGCGACGTTCCCATTAGATCGCGTAATTCCTGGTTGGACTGAAGGTCTACAGCTAATGCCTGTTGGCTCTAAGTTTGAGTTCGTTATTCCACCTAAACTAGCTTACGGTGATCACGCGACTCCAACAATTCCAGCAAACTCTACACTAGTGTTTGATGTTGAGCTTATCAAAGTAGAGCATGCTAAGAAGGCTGAAGCACCGCACGCACATGCGAAGCCAGCTCCTAAAACTAAGTAA
- a CDS encoding helix-turn-helix transcriptional regulator, translating into MLLEMDSVNVMPFSEQDKIILKSYEAVVDGIASLIGPFCEIVLHSLENLNTSAIKIANGENTGRQVGSPITDLALKMLKDIEGSERNFSRSYFTRAKGGVLMKSITIAIRNGDNRVIGLLCININLDAPFAQILQSFMPDQEAKEAASSVNFASDVEELVDQTVERTIEEINSDKSVSNNTKNRQIVMELYDKGIFDIKDAINRVADRLNISKHTVYLYIRQRKTEDGED; encoded by the coding sequence ATGTTACTGGAGATGGACTCCGTAAATGTAATGCCATTCAGTGAGCAGGACAAAATCATCCTTAAGTCTTACGAGGCGGTGGTTGATGGTATTGCCAGCCTAATCGGTCCTTTTTGCGAAATCGTGCTGCACTCGTTAGAAAACCTAAATACGTCGGCTATCAAAATCGCTAATGGTGAAAATACTGGCCGACAGGTGGGTTCGCCTATTACAGACTTAGCACTCAAGATGCTAAAGGATATCGAAGGCTCTGAACGCAACTTCTCTCGCTCTTACTTCACGCGAGCTAAAGGTGGCGTGTTGATGAAATCCATTACGATAGCGATACGTAATGGAGACAACCGTGTGATCGGTTTACTTTGTATCAACATTAATCTTGATGCGCCTTTTGCTCAAATACTGCAATCTTTCATGCCGGATCAAGAAGCGAAAGAAGCTGCGTCTTCAGTGAACTTTGCTAGTGATGTTGAAGAGCTAGTGGACCAAACGGTAGAAAGAACCATAGAAGAGATTAACTCTGACAAATCTGTTTCAAACAACACAAAAAACAGACAGATTGTTATGGAGCTGTACGACAAAGGTATCTTTGATATTAAAGATGCGATTAACCGCGTGGCAGATCGCCTCAATATCTCTAAGCACACAGTTTATTTATATATCAGACAACGTAAAACTGAGGATGGTGAAGATTGA
- the tusD gene encoding sulfurtransferase complex subunit TusD: MPLSYTLLVNGSAYGSQSARSAYLFAKALIEKGHTLSSIFFYQDGVLNGSAMTVPANDEFDLVAAWQNLSLQHNVKLHTCVAAALRRGVISQAEAKQHNLEIHNLATGFELVGLGSLAEALLTQDRVVQF, from the coding sequence CTGCCTCTTAGCTACACGCTTCTTGTGAACGGCTCTGCGTATGGTTCTCAATCAGCACGTAGTGCTTATTTGTTTGCAAAAGCGCTGATTGAAAAAGGTCACACACTCTCGAGCATATTCTTTTACCAAGATGGCGTGCTAAATGGTTCTGCTATGACAGTGCCTGCAAATGATGAATTTGACTTAGTCGCGGCATGGCAAAACCTGTCACTTCAGCATAATGTGAAGCTACATACCTGTGTTGCGGCTGCTTTACGCCGTGGCGTGATCAGTCAAGCAGAAGCCAAGCAACATAATTTAGAAATTCATAATTTGGCTACCGGCTTTGAGCTGGTTGGGCTAGGCAGCTTGGCGGAAGCTTTATTAACACAAGACAGAGTGGTGCAGTTTTGA
- the tusC gene encoding sulfurtransferase complex subunit TusC: MNSLGFVFKTLPHSTSSGREGLDALLAASAFCDNIRLFFIGEGVAQLVGEQQPESVLSRNYISTFKLMELYDIEEVFVCEDSLMKMGLADAPLVLDAIALPASGIAEKIQACDKVLTF, translated from the coding sequence TTGAATAGCTTGGGCTTTGTATTTAAAACCTTACCGCATTCGACCTCATCAGGCCGAGAAGGGCTTGATGCTCTATTAGCTGCCTCAGCCTTTTGCGACAATATTCGTCTTTTCTTCATTGGTGAAGGTGTTGCTCAGCTGGTGGGTGAACAACAACCAGAGAGCGTGTTGTCTCGCAACTATATATCGACCTTTAAGCTAATGGAGCTATACGATATCGAGGAGGTATTCGTGTGCGAAGATAGTTTAATGAAGATGGGGCTTGCTGACGCGCCATTAGTACTTGATGCAATCGCGCTTCCAGCATCAGGTATTGCTGAGAAAATACAAGCGTGCGATAAGGTTTTAACTTTTTAG
- the tusB gene encoding sulfurtransferase complex subunit TusB, giving the protein MLHIVKSLDQLKLAFEYSQEKDDILLMEDAVYAGVVSHSMSSLLLEADNLVFLLLEDVQARGLEGLVSPAYTLISYSGFVELTAENEKSMTW; this is encoded by the coding sequence TTGTTACACATCGTAAAATCTCTCGACCAATTGAAGCTGGCTTTTGAATATAGCCAGGAAAAAGACGACATACTTCTGATGGAAGATGCGGTATATGCTGGCGTAGTTTCTCATTCTATGTCATCACTGCTGTTAGAAGCTGACAACCTTGTTTTCCTACTTTTAGAAGATGTTCAAGCACGAGGCTTAGAGGGGTTAGTCTCTCCAGCTTATACTCTCATTTCGTATTCTGGCTTTGTTGAGTTAACGGCTGAAAACGAAAAGTCTATGACTTGGTGA
- the rpsL gene encoding 30S ribosomal protein S12, with the protein MATINQLVRKPRAKQVVKSNVPALEACPQKRGVCTRVYTTTPKKPNSALRKVCRVRLTNGFEVTSYIGGEGHNLQEHSVVLIRGGRVKDLPGVRYHTVRGALDCAGVNDRKQGRSKYGVKRPKS; encoded by the coding sequence ATGGCAACTATTAACCAGTTGGTACGTAAGCCTCGTGCAAAGCAAGTTGTTAAAAGCAACGTGCCTGCACTAGAAGCGTGCCCACAAAAGCGTGGTGTATGTACTCGTGTTTACACTACTACACCTAAAAAACCTAACTCGGCACTACGTAAAGTATGTCGTGTACGTCTAACAAACGGTTTCGAAGTAACTTCGTACATCGGTGGTGAAGGTCACAACCTTCAAGAGCACAGTGTTGTTCTAATCCGTGGCGGTCGTGTTAAAGACCTTCCGGGTGTTCGCTACCACACAGTACGTGGTGCACTTGACTGTGCTGGCGTAAATGACCGTAAACAAGGTCGTTCTAAATACGGTGTGAAACGTCCTAAGTCTTAA
- the rpsG gene encoding 30S ribosomal protein S7, protein MPRRRVIGQRKILPDPKFKSELLAKFVNILMVDGKKSTAEKIVYTALDTMAEKSGKDHLAVFEEALENVRPAVEVKSRRVGGSTYQVPVEVRPVRRNALAMRWVVEAARKRGEKSMAQRLAAEMLDASENKGTAVKKREDVHRMADANKAFAHYRW, encoded by the coding sequence ATGCCACGTCGTCGCGTCATTGGTCAGCGTAAGATCCTTCCAGATCCTAAGTTCAAATCTGAATTGCTGGCAAAATTCGTTAACATCCTTATGGTTGACGGTAAAAAATCTACTGCAGAGAAAATTGTTTACACTGCACTAGACACTATGGCTGAGAAATCTGGTAAAGATCACTTAGCTGTATTCGAAGAAGCTCTTGAAAATGTTCGCCCAGCGGTAGAGGTTAAATCTCGCCGTGTAGGTGGTTCAACTTACCAAGTACCTGTAGAAGTGCGTCCGGTTCGTCGTAACGCTCTTGCTATGCGTTGGGTAGTTGAAGCTGCGCGTAAGCGTGGTGAAAAATCTATGGCTCAACGCCTAGCTGCTGAAATGCTAGATGCGTCTGAGAACAAAGGTACTGCGGTTAAGAAACGTGAAGACGTTCACCGCATGGCTGACGCTAACAAAGCGTTTGCTCATTACCGCTGGTAA